The window TCGCGGAGTTCCTGGGCGAGGTGGCGCTGCTGTGTGACCATCTCGACGCCATCGCCGAGAGCACTCAGCGGCCGCGAGGGCTCGCGGAGCACCGGGAGGGGCTGGTGAGGCGGCTGCGGAATCTGGAGGTGGCCGCCCTGCACGCCCGGGTGATCGGCGGCGGCGTCCTCGTCTGGTGACGAGACAGACCGCCGCCCCGGCTCGGGCAGTGGCCGAACCGGGGCGACGGCGGGTTACGGGGAGAGGGGCAGCGGGGACTTTGGCCCTTCTCCCCGAGTGCGGGGGCTGGCTCAGCCCATCTCCTCCAGGGCCTTGCCCTTCGTCTCGCTGACGAACTTCAGGATGAAGGGGATGGAGAGCGCCGCGAAGGCCGTGTAGATCACGTACGTCATGGAGAGGTTCCACTCGGCCAGCGACGGGAAGCTCGCGGTGATGGCCCAGTTGGCGATCCACTGCGCGGCGGCGGCCACACCCAGGGCGGCGGCGCGGATCCGGTTGGGGAACATCTCGCCGAGCATGACCCAGACGACCACACCCCAGGACAGGGCGAAGAAGAGGACGAAGACGTGCGCGGCGATCAGCGCGATCCAGCCCTGCGCGGCCGGCAGCGTGCCGTCGACCAGCGGGTGGGAGAACGCCCAGGCCTCCAGCGCCAGGCCGACGACCATGCCGACCGAGCCGATGATCGCGAGCGGCTTGCGGCCGATGCGGTCGACGAAGATCATCGCGATCACGGTGCCGACGATGTTGATGATCGACGTGGTGAAGGAGTAGAAGAACGAGTCCGCCGGGTCGACGCCGACCGACTGCCACAGCGTCGAGGAGTAGTAGAACGCGACGTTGATGCCGACGAACTGCTGGAAGACCGACAGGCCGATACCGATCCAGACGATCGGCTTGAAGAAGAAGCTCCCGCCGAGCAGGTCCTTGAAGCTGGACTTGTGCTCGCTGGTCATCGCGTGCTCGATCTCGGCGACGCGGGCGTCCAGGTCGATGTCCTTGCCCTCGACCTCGGCGAGGATCTCCCGGGCGCGCTCGTGCTTGCCGACGGAGATCAGGAAGCGCGGGGACTCGGGGATCCGGAAGGAGAGCAGGCCGTACAGGATGGCCGGGATGACCATGACGCCCAGCATGACCTGCCAGGCCTCCAGGCCCATCAGCTCGCCGCGCTGGTCGCCGTCGGCGGCGTTCAGCAGGCCCCAGTTGACCAGCTGCGACACGGCGATGCCGATGACGATCGCGGCCTGCTGGAAGGAGCCGAGCCTGCCGCGGTAGGCGGGCGGGGCGACCTCGGCGATGTAGGCCGGGCCGATCACGGAGGCCATACCGATGGCGAAGCCGCCGACGACGCGCCAGAAGGCGAGGTCCCACAGGGCGAAGGGGAGCGCCGAGCCGACGGCGCTGACGGTGAAGAGGGCCGCGGCGATCTGCATGCACCGGATGCGGCCGATGCGGTCGGCTATCCGGCCGGCGGTCGCGGCGCCGATGGCGCAGCCGATGAGGGCGACGGCGATGACCTGGGCGAGGGCTGCGGAGCCGATGTCGTAGCGGCCTCGGATGGCTTCGACGGCACCGTTGATCACGGAACTGTCGTAGCCGAAGAGGAAACCGCCCATCGCGGCCGCCGCCGCGATGAAGATGACGTGCCCGAGATGTTCGGGGTGAGCCGTCCTGGCTCCGGACTTGGGTGCCTGCGCTGTGCTGGTCACGTGTACTCCTCGGGCC of the Streptomyces koelreuteriae genome contains:
- a CDS encoding sugar porter family MFS transporter, whose product is MTSTAQAPKSGARTAHPEHLGHVIFIAAAAAMGGFLFGYDSSVINGAVEAIRGRYDIGSAALAQVIAVALIGCAIGAATAGRIADRIGRIRCMQIAAALFTVSAVGSALPFALWDLAFWRVVGGFAIGMASVIGPAYIAEVAPPAYRGRLGSFQQAAIVIGIAVSQLVNWGLLNAADGDQRGELMGLEAWQVMLGVMVIPAILYGLLSFRIPESPRFLISVGKHERAREILAEVEGKDIDLDARVAEIEHAMTSEHKSSFKDLLGGSFFFKPIVWIGIGLSVFQQFVGINVAFYYSSTLWQSVGVDPADSFFYSFTTSIINIVGTVIAMIFVDRIGRKPLAIIGSVGMVVGLALEAWAFSHPLVDGTLPAAQGWIALIAAHVFVLFFALSWGVVVWVMLGEMFPNRIRAAALGVAAAAQWIANWAITASFPSLAEWNLSMTYVIYTAFAALSIPFILKFVSETKGKALEEMG